In a single window of the Paenibacillus sp. MMS20-IR301 genome:
- the yyaC gene encoding spore protease YyaC: MNFSSKASSLQEPSCLKISHADPDIYSAITHRLLFHFSRTRPDTPIVIVCVGTDRSTGDSLGPLVGTALARFHSPLFHLYGTLDEPVHAVNLEETLGLIYAKHSDPFIIGIDACLGQSTSVGCIQVVEGPLRPGAGVNKQLPPVGDIHLTGIVNVGGFMEYFVLQNTRLSLVMRLADIIASSLFSALKQWNLHARSAAALEQ; the protein is encoded by the coding sequence ATGAATTTCTCTTCGAAAGCTTCGTCATTGCAGGAACCGTCTTGCTTAAAAATATCACATGCTGATCCCGATATCTATTCTGCAATCACCCACCGCCTGCTTTTCCACTTCTCCCGCACGCGCCCGGATACACCGATTGTGATTGTCTGCGTAGGCACAGACCGTTCTACCGGCGATTCGCTGGGTCCGCTTGTCGGCACAGCTCTAGCCCGCTTCCACAGTCCGCTATTCCATCTCTATGGAACGCTGGACGAGCCTGTGCATGCCGTCAATCTGGAGGAAACACTCGGCCTTATCTACGCGAAACATTCCGATCCGTTCATTATAGGCATTGATGCTTGTCTGGGCCAGTCAACGAGTGTCGGCTGTATTCAGGTTGTTGAAGGCCCCCTCCGCCCGGGGGCCGGAGTCAATAAACAGCTTCCGCCGGTTGGAGATATCCACCTGACAGGCATTGTTAATGTGGGCGGCTTCATGGAGTACTTTGTTCTGCAGAACACAAGATTAAGCCTTGTAATGAGATTGGCCGATATCATTGCCTCCAGCCTGTTCTCTGCCTTGA
- a CDS encoding DUF3343 domain-containing protein, with translation MEEELLLAFDSTQQALRAEMLLEYAEIEIDIFPTPKEITAGCAMSIQFYRNALEEVRVIVAEQQVEIRGIFARSADGAGYVEVTEKGKFDENDE, from the coding sequence GTGGAGGAAGAATTACTGCTAGCCTTTGATTCGACCCAGCAGGCGCTGCGCGCCGAGATGCTGCTGGAGTATGCGGAAATTGAAATTGATATATTTCCTACACCGAAGGAGATTACGGCCGGCTGTGCAATGTCGATTCAATTCTACCGGAATGCACTGGAAGAGGTGCGTGTTATTGTAGCCGAGCAGCAGGTTGAGATCAGAGGGATCTTTGCCAGGTCGGCTGATGGGGCCGGTTATGTTGAAGTGACGGAAAAGGGGAAATTCGATGAGAACGATGAATAA
- a CDS encoding mechanosensitive ion channel family protein — MNNWVLEVTDPGQVIDEAVRFKDRVWEWVTNADMWATVLFAGIRILLIFIITRVIIKVVSSTIDRSLERESRGRLLANNRRFSTVGGLLKNVVTFICNFVMIMLILSEFQFDLKPLLAGAGVVGLAIGFGSQSLVKDVITGFFIIFEDQFAVGDVIQSGTYKGTVEMIGLRTTRLLSATGEVHIIPNGTIVNVTNYSLANALAVVDVPVKIERGLEATLALIGDALKGIEERSESVIAYPNILGIQSMSTSEYVIRVAAGCHPNARDSAERQIQNDIKQALERQSSLEAAKAEQEAREQAERDARAIDLEKLSEGLTEAREEQEAAPRRQIAAAKEAEEGEE, encoded by the coding sequence ATGAATAACTGGGTACTTGAAGTAACTGATCCGGGGCAGGTTATTGATGAGGCTGTACGATTCAAGGACAGGGTATGGGAATGGGTGACTAATGCGGATATGTGGGCAACCGTATTGTTCGCGGGAATCCGGATTCTCCTGATCTTCATCATAACCCGGGTGATCATCAAAGTGGTCTCCAGCACCATTGACCGTTCACTGGAACGGGAGAGCCGGGGGAGGCTGCTGGCGAATAACCGCCGCTTCTCAACAGTAGGCGGGCTGCTGAAGAACGTGGTTACCTTCATCTGCAATTTTGTCATGATTATGCTGATTCTTTCCGAGTTTCAGTTCGATCTGAAGCCGCTGCTGGCCGGAGCCGGGGTAGTCGGGCTGGCTATAGGGTTCGGTTCACAAAGTTTGGTCAAGGATGTAATTACCGGCTTCTTCATCATCTTCGAAGATCAGTTTGCTGTCGGCGATGTGATTCAGAGCGGAACCTATAAAGGTACGGTGGAGATGATCGGGCTGAGAACGACCAGGCTGCTTAGTGCTACGGGGGAAGTACATATTATCCCTAACGGCACGATTGTCAATGTGACCAATTATTCACTGGCCAATGCGCTTGCGGTAGTGGATGTACCGGTTAAAATCGAACGCGGGCTGGAAGCAACCCTTGCCTTGATCGGAGATGCGCTGAAAGGGATAGAGGAGCGGAGCGAAAGTGTCATTGCTTACCCTAATATCCTCGGTATCCAATCCATGAGCACTTCCGAATATGTAATACGGGTGGCAGCTGGCTGCCACCCTAATGCCAGGGATTCCGCAGAGCGGCAGATTCAGAATGATATTAAGCAGGCTCTTGAGCGGCAAAGCAGCCTGGAGGCCGCTAAGGCCGAGCAGGAGGCCCGTGAACAGGCCGAGAGAGATGCAAGGGCGATTGATTTGGAAAAGCTCTCTGAGGGCCTCACCGAAGCCCGTGAGGAGCAAGAGGCTGCTCCAAGAAGGCAGATTGCTGCTGCTAAAGAAGCAGAGGAAGGGGAGGAGTGA
- a CDS encoding DUF951 domain-containing protein codes for MERKVFGLGDIVLMKKPHPCGTNEMEIIRMGMDIRIKCTGCQHSVLIPRAKFEKNLKKVLHSAENTADNN; via the coding sequence ATGGAACGCAAAGTATTCGGACTGGGGGATATTGTGCTGATGAAGAAACCTCATCCCTGCGGTACTAATGAGATGGAGATTATCCGGATGGGCATGGATATCCGGATTAAATGTACCGGCTGCCAGCATAGCGTGCTGATCCCCCGGGCCAAATTCGAGAAAAACTTGAAAAAGGTGCTGCATTCCGCAGAAAACACAGCCGACAATAATTAA
- a CDS encoding YjzC family protein — translation MGEKTEYEKGDKAPNPGMYTEVGEGRSFHTEIQNPKQIEMKKGDTFPETTNQNRKWKKVEKARVH, via the coding sequence ATGGGCGAGAAAACAGAATACGAAAAGGGCGATAAGGCTCCAAATCCAGGCATGTATACAGAGGTAGGCGAAGGGCGCAGCTTCCACACGGAGATTCAGAATCCGAAACAGATTGAAATGAAGAAAGGTGATACTTTCCCGGAAACTACAAACCAGAACCGCAAATGGAAAAAGGTTGAGAAGGCACGGGTCCACTAA
- the rpsF gene encoding 30S ribosomal protein S6 yields the protein MRKYEVMYIIRPDIEQEAVQAAVEKFQGIISNGGEITKHDVQGKRRLAYEIKKFRDGVYVLVNFTAEPAVVTELERIMKISDEVIRYLITNDVA from the coding sequence ATGCGCAAATATGAAGTCATGTACATTATTCGTCCTGACATTGAACAAGAAGCCGTTCAAGCAGCAGTCGAAAAATTCCAAGGCATCATCTCCAACGGCGGAGAAATTACAAAGCACGATGTGCAGGGTAAACGCCGTCTTGCGTATGAGATCAAGAAATTCCGTGATGGCGTTTATGTTTTGGTTAACTTTACTGCAGAACCTGCAGTTGTTACTGAGCTTGAGCGTATCATGAAGATTTCCGACGAAGTAATTCGTTATCTCATTACGAACGACGTTGCCTAA
- the ssb gene encoding single-stranded DNA-binding protein has protein sequence MLNRIILIGRLTRDPELRYTPAGVAVTQFTLAVDRNFTGQNGEREADFIPVVTWRQLAETCANYLRKGRLAAVEGRIQVRNYENNEGKRVYVTEVIADNVRFLESSQNREGGNAPSGGSMPEEPNFGGGGNGGNSSRGNNNNFSRNNNNQDPFSGDGKPIDISDDDLPF, from the coding sequence TTGTTGAACCGTATCATTCTGATCGGTCGGTTGACCCGTGACCCGGAACTTCGTTATACTCCTGCTGGTGTTGCCGTAACGCAGTTTACGCTTGCCGTAGACCGCAACTTTACGGGCCAGAACGGTGAACGCGAAGCGGACTTTATCCCGGTAGTAACCTGGAGACAGCTGGCTGAGACCTGTGCCAATTATTTGCGCAAAGGACGACTGGCAGCCGTAGAAGGACGCATCCAAGTACGGAATTACGAGAATAATGAAGGTAAGCGTGTATACGTTACTGAAGTTATTGCTGATAATGTCCGTTTCCTGGAATCCTCGCAGAACCGTGAGGGCGGAAATGCACCAAGTGGTGGAAGTATGCCGGAAGAGCCTAACTTTGGCGGCGGCGGTAACGGCGGGAACAGTTCGCGCGGAAATAACAACAATTTCTCGCGTAACAACAATAATCAAGATCCTTTTTCGGGCGATGGAAAACCGATCGATATATCGGACGATGATTTGCCATTTTAA
- the rpsR gene encoding 30S ribosomal protein S18, with amino-acid sequence MAFKPREGGDNDKRPARRGGRNKRKKVCYFTVNKITHIDYKDTELLKKFISERGKILPRRVTGTSAKYQRALTIAVKRSRQIALLPYTTE; translated from the coding sequence ATGGCTTTCAAACCAAGAGAAGGCGGAGACAACGACAAAAGACCGGCACGTCGTGGTGGACGCAACAAGCGTAAAAAAGTGTGCTATTTCACTGTGAACAAGATTACTCACATTGACTATAAAGACACTGAACTTCTGAAGAAGTTCATCAGCGAACGCGGAAAGATTTTGCCGCGTCGTGTAACTGGTACAAGTGCAAAATACCAACGCGCTCTGACCATTGCTGTAAAGCGCTCGCGTCAAATCGCGCTGCTGCCTTACACAACGGAATAG
- a CDS encoding VOC family protein codes for MISASPYVIIQNVQESVEYYKSVFGGEIKVLNEHNGKLLHAELHLGQTLIHFSDDYGRGAKTENVSIILSLGSEEQLRGIYEQLTSDGGQATVELQKTFFGALHGQVTDSKNGITWVMNCFAGN; via the coding sequence ATGATCAGTGCAAGCCCGTATGTCATTATTCAAAACGTACAGGAGTCAGTGGAGTATTATAAGAGTGTTTTCGGGGGAGAAATTAAGGTATTGAATGAGCATAACGGCAAGCTGCTGCATGCTGAGCTGCATTTGGGCCAGACGCTGATTCATTTCTCTGATGATTACGGCAGGGGAGCTAAGACAGAGAATGTAAGCATTATTCTGTCGCTGGGCAGTGAAGAGCAGCTGCGCGGAATTTATGAACAGTTAACTTCTGATGGCGGACAGGCTACAGTCGAGTTACAAAAAACATTCTTTGGTGCACTTCACGGTCAGGTTACCGACAGCAAAAACGGAATTACCTGGGTGATGAACTGCTTTGCCGGCAATTGA
- a CDS encoding endonuclease MutS2: MNSQSMITLEYGTIKQELMRHAVSYEGRRYVSELAPMTYLPGIQRAVEEAEEARELLERGASVPIPSLEGIEWVLSLLGTGYLYNEQDFTAVSVFLNSCGQLRKYMASKEYSAPRIAAYGVSLQELGHVREEIERCIRLGVIDDQASKGLERVRKRLTVARDRLHRKLDNIMSRHKSILQESLVSMRGGRYVIPVKREYHKQIKGSVLDQSTSGQTVFVEPDEVASLQGEIELLAADEAREEGIILSMLTGLLEQEQAALRLNIEITGTYDFIFAKGKYARTLDARRVSLNERGYLRMNGGRHPLLKDMIPVSLEFGQRYKSLIVTGPNTGGKTVVLKTLGLLSLMVQSGLLIPAEPDSDFAVFTDVMSVIGDGQSLTQSLSTFSAQMKSIEEMLGSAGKGILLLIDELAAGTDPGEGFALSIAILEELNRKGANIIVTTHFNELKVFAAATPGFQNARMEFDKDTLQPLYRLTIGEAGESYALQIAEKLGICKAVIQRAQQLAAEQQEHRGGRKPWSAPEQEGQGQGADRAASGAAAGDTDARDRSRAAEAAGQAGAAAGEPMEAERDGAAVKRDFEVGDAVYVSSLGRTGIVYEKKDSRGMVGVMIQKQKISVNHKRLKPYLLKEELYPDDYDFDIIFESKENRKKRKLMQKRHVEGLSIELPEEKK; encoded by the coding sequence TTGAATTCACAAAGTATGATTACGCTCGAGTACGGGACTATTAAGCAGGAATTGATGCGTCATGCGGTATCCTATGAAGGCAGAAGATATGTAAGCGAGCTTGCCCCTATGACTTATCTCCCTGGAATTCAGCGGGCGGTGGAGGAGGCAGAGGAAGCCAGGGAACTGCTGGAGCGGGGAGCTAGTGTGCCGATTCCTTCGCTGGAAGGCATAGAATGGGTTCTGTCGCTGCTGGGTACCGGGTATCTGTACAATGAACAGGATTTCACCGCAGTCTCGGTATTCCTGAACAGCTGCGGACAGCTTCGTAAATACATGGCCTCAAAGGAGTATAGCGCGCCACGGATTGCTGCTTACGGTGTATCCCTGCAGGAGCTGGGCCATGTCCGGGAGGAGATCGAACGCTGCATCCGGCTTGGAGTGATTGATGATCAGGCCAGCAAGGGGCTGGAACGGGTGCGTAAGCGGCTGACGGTGGCCAGAGACCGGCTGCACAGAAAGCTGGACAATATCATGTCCCGCCACAAATCCATTCTGCAGGAGAGCCTGGTCAGCATGCGAGGAGGCCGTTATGTTATCCCTGTGAAGCGGGAGTACCATAAGCAGATTAAAGGCTCGGTGCTGGACCAGTCAACAAGCGGACAGACGGTATTCGTAGAGCCAGACGAGGTGGCATCGCTTCAGGGAGAAATTGAGCTGCTGGCCGCGGATGAAGCAAGGGAGGAAGGGATCATCTTAAGCATGCTGACCGGACTGCTCGAACAGGAGCAGGCGGCGCTGCGTCTGAATATTGAAATTACAGGCACTTACGATTTCATCTTTGCCAAGGGTAAATATGCGAGAACTCTGGATGCCCGCCGGGTATCGCTGAATGAACGCGGCTACCTGCGGATGAATGGCGGCAGGCATCCGCTGCTGAAGGATATGATACCGGTCAGCCTTGAATTCGGGCAACGCTACAAATCGCTGATCGTGACCGGCCCGAATACAGGCGGCAAAACGGTAGTGCTCAAAACGCTGGGCCTTCTGTCGCTTATGGTCCAGTCCGGTCTGCTTATACCGGCTGAGCCTGACAGTGATTTCGCGGTATTTACGGATGTAATGAGTGTAATCGGCGACGGCCAGAGCCTGACACAGTCGCTCAGCACGTTCTCCGCACAGATGAAGAGCATCGAAGAGATGCTTGGCAGTGCAGGTAAAGGTATACTGCTGCTGATTGACGAGCTGGCTGCAGGGACAGACCCGGGAGAAGGCTTCGCACTGTCGATTGCAATCCTGGAGGAGCTGAACCGTAAAGGGGCCAATATCATTGTAACGACCCATTTCAATGAGCTGAAGGTATTTGCTGCAGCAACGCCGGGATTCCAGAATGCAAGGATGGAATTCGACAAGGATACGCTGCAGCCGCTCTACCGGCTGACCATCGGGGAGGCCGGCGAGAGCTATGCCTTACAGATCGCCGAGAAGCTCGGCATCTGCAAGGCGGTAATCCAGCGTGCCCAGCAGCTGGCGGCAGAGCAGCAGGAGCACAGAGGCGGCCGTAAGCCGTGGAGTGCTCCTGAGCAGGAGGGGCAAGGGCAGGGGGCTGACCGGGCCGCAAGCGGGGCTGCCGCGGGCGATACAGACGCCCGGGACCGGAGCAGGGCAGCAGAGGCAGCCGGGCAGGCCGGAGCTGCTGCAGGTGAGCCAATGGAAGCGGAACGGGACGGGGCGGCGGTTAAGCGGGATTTTGAAGTAGGTGATGCTGTTTATGTCAGCTCCCTGGGCCGCACGGGTATTGTATATGAGAAGAAGGATAGCCGGGGGATGGTCGGAGTTATGATCCAGAAGCAGAAAATATCCGTAAATCATAAGCGGCTGAAGCCGTATCTGTTGAAGGAGGAGCTGTACCCGGACGATTATGATTTCGATATTATTTTTGAGAGCAAGGAAAACCGCAAGAAGCGCAAGCTGATGCAGAAAAGACATGTCGAGGGACTGAGCATCGAGCTCCCGGAAGAAAAGAAATAA
- the opp4A gene encoding oligopeptide ABC transporter substrate-binding protein, which translates to MSKPLIGRLMLPLMLAVVLSACSASSTGSPPYIARLSKTADEPVAGGTVTYGYSSAFQGIFEPAFFEGEDDANVLEFTTEAMFTINDDLSTAPNIASWQESDDHTVFTFSIKPGVRWHNGDELTVEDWKFALETIASPDYPGSRYYSVEMIKGAEAYHLGQASEISGLKVMDPYTLRITMNSARVNLLDSLWAYPMNKRYFEGVAVKDMLDSDQVRQQPIGTGPFVVTSITPGQTVEMKRFNNYYKGEALLDGITYKVIEGKDTAALLEAGSIDIAAVPRDAYQTANQLDQVDIRNSPGLVYEYIGFKFGRWDEESGQVVMDNPKFQDKRLRKAMYYALDRQGIIDKYSYGLGTLIETPIPSSSWAKISDEEIDTYPYLPEKAKSLLDEAGYLDTDGDGFREDPDGKPFTVNYDAMSGSKTAEARTSAILQNWRDVGLNVQLNGGSLKELNSFYEAVESDDPSVELFNGVWGLASDPDPSGLWRATDAWNYPRWTSERSEELIRDGVSLKAYDKDFRKEIYYEWQKLINDEVPMIFFSERSNITAVNKRVQGVTVNALSNILDPQNWWIKEPE; encoded by the coding sequence ATGTCAAAACCGCTCATCGGCAGACTGATGCTTCCGCTCATGCTCGCGGTGGTATTATCAGCATGCAGCGCTTCAAGCACGGGCAGTCCGCCTTATATAGCCCGCCTGAGCAAAACAGCCGATGAACCTGTTGCAGGCGGAACGGTCACATACGGGTATTCGTCGGCGTTCCAGGGAATCTTCGAACCGGCTTTTTTCGAGGGGGAAGACGATGCGAATGTGCTTGAGTTCACTACAGAAGCCATGTTTACCATTAATGATGATTTATCAACGGCGCCTAATATTGCCTCCTGGCAGGAATCAGACGACCATACGGTATTTACCTTCTCCATTAAGCCGGGCGTCCGCTGGCATAACGGCGACGAGCTGACGGTAGAGGACTGGAAGTTTGCCCTGGAGACCATCGCCAGCCCCGATTACCCGGGATCCAGGTATTATAGCGTGGAAATGATCAAAGGGGCGGAAGCCTATCATCTGGGACAGGCAAGCGAAATATCCGGACTTAAGGTTATGGACCCGTATACGCTGCGGATTACGATGAATTCGGCGCGGGTTAATCTGCTTGACAGTCTCTGGGCATATCCGATGAATAAAAGGTACTTCGAAGGCGTCGCTGTGAAGGATATGCTGGACAGTGACCAGGTGCGCCAGCAGCCGATTGGTACCGGGCCGTTCGTGGTAACAAGTATAACGCCGGGACAGACCGTCGAAATGAAAAGGTTCAATAATTATTACAAAGGCGAAGCGCTGCTGGACGGAATAACCTATAAAGTTATCGAGGGTAAGGATACAGCTGCGCTGCTGGAGGCCGGAAGCATTGATATTGCGGCGGTGCCGCGTGATGCCTATCAGACTGCAAATCAGCTGGACCAGGTGGATATCCGGAATTCACCGGGCCTGGTCTATGAATATATTGGCTTCAAATTCGGGCGCTGGGATGAAGAAAGCGGCCAGGTGGTGATGGACAATCCGAAATTCCAGGATAAGCGTCTCCGCAAAGCTATGTATTACGCGCTTGACCGGCAAGGCATTATTGATAAGTATTCCTACGGACTGGGCACTCTGATTGAGACTCCAATCCCCAGCTCAAGCTGGGCCAAGATCAGCGATGAGGAAATCGATACCTACCCTTATCTTCCGGAAAAGGCCAAGTCCCTGCTTGATGAGGCAGGGTATCTGGATACAGACGGGGACGGATTCCGCGAAGATCCTGACGGCAAGCCGTTCACAGTGAATTATGATGCAATGAGCGGCAGCAAGACGGCAGAGGCAAGGACTTCAGCTATACTGCAGAATTGGCGCGATGTCGGGCTTAATGTACAGCTGAACGGGGGGAGTCTGAAGGAGCTGAACAGCTTTTATGAAGCAGTGGAGTCGGATGATCCTTCGGTCGAGCTGTTTAACGGCGTCTGGGGGCTGGCTAGTGATCCCGATCCGTCAGGCCTGTGGCGGGCGACCGATGCCTGGAATTATCCGCGGTGGACTTCGGAGCGCAGCGAGGAGCTGATCCGGGACGGGGTAAGCCTGAAGGCGTATGACAAAGATTTCCGCAAGGAAATTTATTATGAGTGGCAGAAGCTGATTAATGATGAGGTTCCGATGATCTTTTTCTCCGAAAGGTCGAATATCACTGCTGTTAATAAGCGTGTGCAGGGTGTAACTGTCAACGCGCTTAGCAATATCCTTGACCCGCAAAACTGGTGGATTAAGGAACCGGAGTAA
- a CDS encoding LCP family protein: MMNKIKKMKKRYIALIAVLVIIAGGFVFQKPLAVLAFDLFLSDQVETKLAEESYQPLENDTKTTTPVKAEPVVYKSDPFSLMLLGTDQRGNEVARSDTMIYAIIRPEDYKILLISIPRDTYTEIIGHDDNKKDKITHAYAFGGQQMAKDTLEALLGHDIQYYATINFQGLKDAVDAIGGVPLPIKKDIVNKGKDHEKFTIVGGKSNYSGEEALNYTRYREDSDFNRTKRQQVFIDVVANKMLSISQIGNIPELLDIMGENFKTDIEPSMIISLAKKFMGGKDMDISSFTVMGEGKRIDGLYYDIVDEEDLSQAKAMIDNWMNASTPVDQLIEPGKAENALEPASTPAVQ; encoded by the coding sequence ATGATGAATAAGATTAAAAAAATGAAAAAAAGATACATTGCGCTCATCGCAGTGCTGGTTATTATCGCCGGAGGTTTTGTGTTCCAGAAGCCGCTTGCGGTGCTGGCCTTTGACCTCTTTTTGTCAGACCAGGTGGAGACCAAACTGGCGGAAGAATCTTACCAGCCGCTGGAGAATGATACAAAGACTACAACCCCGGTTAAGGCTGAGCCTGTAGTTTATAAAAGCGACCCGTTCTCACTGATGCTTCTGGGAACGGACCAGCGGGGCAATGAGGTAGCCCGGTCGGATACGATGATCTATGCAATTATCCGCCCCGAGGATTATAAAATTCTGTTGATCTCCATCCCCCGTGATACGTATACGGAAATCATCGGGCATGATGATAATAAGAAGGATAAGATTACGCATGCCTATGCATTCGGCGGCCAGCAGATGGCGAAAGACACGCTTGAAGCGCTGCTTGGACATGATATTCAGTATTATGCCACAATTAATTTCCAGGGCCTTAAGGATGCGGTAGATGCGATTGGCGGGGTTCCGCTTCCGATTAAGAAGGATATTGTGAATAAAGGCAAGGATCATGAGAAATTTACCATTGTCGGCGGCAAATCCAACTACAGCGGTGAAGAAGCGCTCAATTATACACGCTACCGTGAGGATAGCGATTTCAACCGGACGAAACGGCAGCAGGTATTTATCGATGTTGTAGCGAATAAAATGTTATCGATCAGTCAAATCGGCAACATTCCGGAACTGCTGGACATTATGGGTGAAAACTTCAAAACCGATATTGAGCCTTCCATGATTATCAGCCTGGCGAAGAAATTTATGGGCGGTAAGGATATGGATATTTCCAGCTTTACGGTAATGGGTGAAGGTAAACGCATCGATGGTCTATACTATGATATTGTGGATGAAGAGGACCTTAGCCAGGCCAAGGCAATGATCGACAACTGGATGAATGCCAGCACGCCGGTGGATCAGTTAATTGAACCGGGCAAAGCGGAAAATGCGCTGGAGCCTGCGTCTACACCTGCAGTACAGTAA
- a CDS encoding CBS domain-containing protein encodes MNIAFFLLPKQEVACVTLDSTLRQTLERMEFHRYTAVPILNRNGEYAGTVTEGDLLWYMKDSDGAVTFENASKYLLKDVPLRMNNLPVSIDADMEDLINLAKVQNFVPVVDDMKRFIGIVRRSQIIEYCEKVVSRQSQESL; translated from the coding sequence ATGAATATTGCATTTTTTTTACTTCCGAAACAGGAGGTGGCTTGCGTCACGCTTGACTCGACGCTGCGCCAGACTCTGGAACGGATGGAGTTTCACCGTTATACCGCAGTACCGATCCTGAACCGGAACGGGGAATATGCCGGCACTGTCACTGAAGGCGATCTGCTTTGGTACATGAAGGATTCAGACGGCGCGGTTACTTTTGAGAATGCTTCCAAATATCTGCTTAAGGATGTGCCGCTGCGGATGAATAATCTGCCGGTCTCCATTGACGCTGATATGGAAGACCTGATTAATCTGGCCAAGGTGCAGAACTTTGTGCCGGTGGTCGATGACATGAAACGGTTCATAGGCATTGTCCGCCGGAGCCAGATTATTGAATATTGCGAGAAGGTTGTCTCAAGACAATCCCAGGAATCGTTATAA
- a CDS encoding MazG-like family protein → MPKDLDVAKRAKVIEWLKTEVIDQVSRLFKALWEGSTARVGDSLASLIMSSYILGRRLGIPYRELDDLLVEKLRKHRQEGHQLEEWYQDISALEEHMRKR, encoded by the coding sequence GTGCCGAAGGACCTGGATGTGGCCAAACGAGCCAAGGTAATTGAGTGGTTAAAGACCGAAGTAATCGATCAAGTCTCACGGTTATTCAAAGCGTTGTGGGAGGGCAGTACCGCCCGTGTGGGCGACAGCCTGGCCAGCCTGATCATGAGCTCATATATATTGGGGCGCAGACTTGGTATCCCTTATCGTGAACTGGATGATCTGCTGGTGGAGAAGCTGCGCAAGCACAGGCAGGAAGGCCATCAGCTGGAAGAATGGTACCAGGATATATCTGCGTTAGAAGAACATATGCGTAAGAGGTGA
- a CDS encoding DUF2232 domain-containing protein, translating into MKFRWTSVAWSIAYLLLLLSLSTPLLLITTLFMIIPAVVLFTTLNTRQFILHVLPVLLIVGLITPVYILIAVFFLIPSLVMGRWYRKRASAMSTITAGLVAVLGEFLLILLVSSTVFHFDLYTYVHDVLQTYTDWLSTLGANNPLLTDITISADQVREMSWLTIQVIPMTLILSAFIMAVITHSIVRPILNSMEYAVPRLKPAREWRLARAFIWYYLLGVVLSLLFGGASSGFMLMISANLLPLLQIAFKIQTIGFLFFLVHERKWTKVVALLLAIPVIVLPGFWVIGVVDLAFPLRELVKKSKR; encoded by the coding sequence TTGAAATTTCGCTGGACGTCTGTGGCTTGGAGCATCGCTTATTTGCTGCTGCTGTTATCGCTGTCAACCCCACTGCTGCTAATCACAACACTGTTTATGATTATTCCGGCCGTAGTGCTCTTTACTACCCTTAATACCAGACAATTTATTCTTCATGTCTTGCCGGTCCTGCTGATTGTGGGCCTGATTACACCAGTTTATATTCTAATTGCAGTCTTCTTCCTGATTCCTTCCCTTGTGATGGGACGCTGGTACAGGAAGCGCGCCTCGGCGATGTCTACCATTACTGCAGGCCTGGTTGCAGTGCTGGGTGAATTCCTGCTGATCCTGCTGGTCAGCTCTACAGTGTTCCATTTCGACCTGTACACGTATGTGCATGATGTATTGCAGACGTATACAGACTGGCTGTCCACATTGGGAGCCAATAATCCGCTGCTGACTGATATTACAATTTCAGCTGATCAGGTCCGTGAGATGAGCTGGCTGACCATTCAGGTCATTCCGATGACGCTTATCCTCAGCGCCTTCATCATGGCTGTCATTACCCATTCCATTGTCCGTCCGATTCTGAACAGTATGGAATATGCTGTACCCAGGCTGAAGCCGGCACGGGAGTGGAGGCTCGCCAGAGCCTTCATCTGGTATTATCTGCTGGGCGTAGTACTCAGCCTGCTCTTTGGCGGTGCAAGCTCGGGCTTCATGCTGATGATCTCGGCCAACCTGCTGCCGCTGCTGCAGATCGCCTTCAAGATTCAAACCATCGGCTTCCTCTTCTTCCTGGTGCATGAGCGGAAGTGGACCAAGGTTGTTGCGCTTCTGCTGGCTATTCCTGTGATTGTTCTGCCGGGATTCTGGGTTATCGGTGTAGTGGATCTGGCATTCCCGCTCCGGGAGCTTGTGAAGAAATCGAAACGATAG